CTTCCTCACGACCTTCAGAGGTTGGCCCAGATTGCCAGAGTCAAACCAGAAATTCCTCTATTCTATTCCTCTAAAACTCAAAAGtttcctttattattattatttttgaaagatGAGAGACATTGCAAATGCCAACCTTCTAAGTATGGCCAAAGAAAAACAGTCTGATGGCTTAGACTTTCAACCTCACATTCACGTCACtgagatcatcatcatcatcatctgtaCTCCTCCCAGTCAGCAAGTTAAAAGCATTCAAATTACCATCCCTGACTGCACAGCTGCATGTAAAGACCACATCAATCACTGCCCCATCAGAGCTTGGCTCTGCAGCTCAAAGGCGGAAGAGATGCAGGGGGAGTCTCCTGTTAGAGGCTTCACTTTGCCCTTCTGGACTGGAGCTCATTCTGAGCACGTAATGCTATGCGTGGGAGAACAGCAGAAACCCAAGATATTGACTGACGTACCTGGAAAATGCTGGCGCCATAGGGAGTCCTCCAGGCATTCAGCAGATTGTCCTTCCCTGTGCTCACGAACCATTTACCTTTACAGCAAAAGAAATACATTGACATTCAgtgcaggggaaaaaaaaaatcacaagtatacacacacctgttctgAAGGAAAATACACACTCTAATGGACAAGGACAGAGCCAAGGTGAGGTGGCATTTGATTCAGTGCAGCATCTGTCTGATATGGGACTACATCAGTAGCACCAGAGATCAATGATAAAGAAAAACCATATGATTTCATGTTGACTCGAGCTAAATTAAGAGAATTCTtccaatttgtttttttaaaagtaaaatatttgataaaaaaacacatttccatttctaGATTTGTACTGGCTGAGCCACGTTCTAAACCCATACAGAACAGTAACCCCCAACCCAAGACATTGagtgttttgatgtgaaatgttttgtttgGAAGGAACGTAGAGTCAGAATTTTTCACAGTGGTCATGATAAAAACCAAACGTTCAAATGAACAAATCTGCCCAATGCCAGAGACATCACTACTGACAGTTCTGGGATAAGTTCTGGCCTAAAACGTTCTATAAATTCATGTTGAATCaagtgaagtgaagtgtgtGGTAACGCAAAACAGAAGCCCCACGGAAAAGAGATTCATCACAGTTTCCCCATACGAAGTCTTACCGCAGTAGGCAAATTTAAGGGATAGCACACAGCTCTCATGCAGGTGGAGCTGGTACTTGTCTGGTTTGGTGTGGTGAAGAACTTCCACATTACTGCTCTCCATCCCCACAGCCAGCCACTCGCCTGTCGGACAGTAGCCCAGAGAGAAAATCTGGAGATGAAAAACAAATGGTTATTCTCAAAGCATACCACAGCAGGGTCAGGTATTACATTCAGTGTGGACTCAGAGGTTGAAAAGTTTAAGCCCAATTAAATGCCCAAGGTATTAGATTCAGTCTGAATATATAACAATACTAATGTCTTATGAATCAGTTGGGTCATCTCACCTAGCACTATTTATGTAAGCActacatatttaatattaaccCTTTTCTGCCCCACTTGCGTCTGTTTGTCTTACCTGTGAGGTGAAATCATGCTGCTGGAGCTGTCGTCCTTCTCTCAGGTCCCAGGAGCGGACAGTGTTGTCCAGCCCTCCTGTCCACAACTTTGTGCCATCATGAGAGATGTCTATACAGCTCGCTCCATCTGTGTGCCCCTGGAATTGCCTGCAGGACCACAAGTTCTTTTCAGTTTCAAGATCTCATAAATAATACACAATTCAAGACACAATGCTCTCTGAGGgaattatattattttgatCATTTGTGTGCTGAGGCATGAATTCTGCACAATGAAACTAAAGGAGAAAATGAGTGGCTATGTTTAAATTAACAGATGTAAACtattactttaaaataagatGCTCTGATCTCTGCCTACCTGACAAGGGTCTGGTTGTGGAGGTCCCATACAGCAATGTTTCCATCACTGCAGCAGGAGAAACACACTTTGGCGTCCGGGCTGATGGCCAGTGCGTAGCAAGCAGGGGCAGAGGAGGTCAGCTCTGCCTTGATGCGTGGCGTCTGAGAGGCCAGGTCCCAGATCGTCAGAGTGCTAGCCTCACCGCCCACGATCAGAGTACGGCCGTCGGGGAGCAGCTTACACGAACGGATGTAATTATCCCTGTTCTAAAGACGAGATTGAGAGAGACGGAGAGCGAGTTGAGAgaaattgaagaaaaaaaaaaaagaagctatTTTTGCAAAGGAGGAATTGTTCGAGTACCCTGAGGAAATTTTTCTTTCCATATTTTCTGAGAATAGCttgtaatttaatataattttccCCTCCCAGTCTTTTGTAATGCGTCTCCTTCTCTACTCCCCACAATAATCGCTGCTTCAGAGGAGGTAAAAACAAAATGGTGCGGCTTCAAGCGAGCCGTCGGCCTCCACTCCTTTCTTCTCTCACCCTACcctctcagtgctgtgattatgAAGGTTAATGGAGAAGGAGAAAAGGCTGATAAGAGGTTGCAGAAGAGTGCACACTGGGGGTGCGTGTGGGAGGGGGAGTGGAAGGGAGCTTTTAAAAGGTTTCTGGTTGCAGTTCCAGATAGGATGCAGCACATTTTCAGATTAACAGCAGAGGGTTGGATCTCTCGCCAGGGCAGATCGATAACTGGGAGCTTTCAGACAAATTAAATCACTTTATGATGGCCACTGAACAGCTCATCAAATCCACACTGCCCTTCCTCTCCGGTGTGGAGAAACAGAAGTCTTTAACACTCAAGAGAACTATTCTCTAAATAGTTCCACTCTCTAAAGAGGATAATAGAGGAATTATGGTCAATTAAACTCAAGAATAACATCAAGATTACTACTCATTCAAAGACCCCCTCTCCCTTGCATCAATATATCAATAAGCAAGTTAAATGACTGATAGATGGTTAGGAGCAGGGATGGACAGAAGAAACTAAAGCTCCAATAACTGATAGGACTGAAGATTACAAGTTGTATTCTCCATGTCCAAGCATGAAGGTCACTGTTAGTTTGGGCAAAACTACGTAATActtatttaaacataaatacatttataaataaatatttacattattcacaACAAGGTGCTGACTTTGTTACCGTTCCAAAAACCTGATAATACTACGTCTCTATTTAATACTAAGTACAAGTTGAAGAGTTCAGTGAGCTCAGATCTTTACCAGGCAGTCAAGCTGAGACACTGGGCTCTTGCTGCCAGGCTGGCTGATGTCCCAGATCTTTACACAGCCCTTGCCTCCAGTGTAGACATGGCGGGTGGGGTTGCTGATGGTCACGGCGCAGACCACCTCTCCGTGGCTCAGTGTGTTGATCTGGCGAGCGTGGCGAGGAATGCCCGGGCCAATCAGTGCGTCTGGAGGAAATGGCACTGGCTGCATCTGGCCGTCTGCGCTCACATGGAAGGAGTATGCTCTGctcagggaggaaaaaaaagtctgtttTTAACAGGTTCTGTTTCAAAGGCTATACTTTGAACTAGATAACACAGCTTTTAGCTTTTATTTTCTACACTAAATATCTGAAAAACTATGTTTGGTGcatgtttttattcttcatctGTTACTATGATTTAATAAGCTAATAAACATAACACCTTTTTGCAGTAATCCACTAATTTGGGGGCATTCAAGAGAAAACATATATGCATATTATGTACAAATAGATTACACCCAcattaacaacatttaaaaaccaaGTACTCACGGTTTTCCTCCAGAGATGGATGTTGGGAGAACAGGAGCCCGCATGTGAGGATGTGGATCAAACCCTGGctataaaaaacacacacacacacattaacagtaGGCCACAGCTTGTATCCCCACTCCAGCTCCTCTCCTGTCACTACAGAAAGGCTTGTTGAAACAAGCAGGCACCACTTTTCTCTGCCTCAAGCCTGTTTTCACACCCTCTTCCAAGCCACCATTAGCTGAGCTACTACACATCCTGCCAGACACAGCACACATACAAGCAACTGCAAGGCTATATCAAATCAGTAAATTATTCTCACCATGGGCGATCGGCCATAAGCTGCGCTCATTTGAGGAGAAATGTGTAGGCCGTATACTCCTGGACTGGTCAAGGAACCGTTCATCTCTGGGTGGTGACCCATCATGGCAAATGGGGCTGCATAGGACAGTGGAGTCCTTAGGGCAGGAGCTGCTGGGAtgagaagagagacagacacaaggTAAATAATTAACTAAAGCAGTTAGACATGCCCCCAATTAAAACATagatatttatgtataaaaatCACTACTTTACACATATTAATGTTAACAGaagcaagaaaaatatgtaCTAGAATGAACATTATTATAGTTTAATTCAAGTAATGCTGAAATAGCCCTcaaggtaaaacacacacaaagcaaaacCAAAGTATCCACAacttgttttatattaaaaattcaaatatcTTTGCACTAATGATCTTACCCAATGCCTCCATGCCGAGGGGCTTTCCTGGGATGGGCCTGAGACCAGGTGTGGTGCTGGTTCCTGGTGTAGGTGCGTCATTACGTGGGGTTGGTGTATTGGACTTCAAGCCTGGGGTTGAGGATTTGTCATTCTATATGAGAAAACAGAATAAGAAAATAGtcaagctaaaaaaaaatgcaaactgtGAAATtctgagggagggagagagtgagagagaacttGCCAGCTAATCAAAGGAGGAGAAACCCAATTCAACTTTGCCATTTTCTTTAATGTCACTCTTTCCAGTCCTTTCAGTCTCTAACAACTACTTTAAGAGCAATGAAACACTGGACGGAAATCAAAGACACAAGCTATAACTGATGTACTTCCAGACTGACTGTCAAACCAGTGCAATATATCAGAATTATTCAGCAAGTTGGGGGTCTATTAATACCACAATTAATTGTTATTACAAACCAACAGTACTGCCAATATTACAGCCTAGTTCTTACATGTGGGTGATCCTTGGCTTTGGAGGATGGGGTGCTCCCAGATGAAGCCACAGAGGCTGGGCTATTAGGGGCATCTTTCTTCAGCGCACGAGCCTTGTCCAGGCCATTTTCTGGAGGAGAGTGTGCAGGACTGACCCGTGGAGTAGCTGGATCCTGCAGAAAGGAAGGTTAAGATGTAGACAATCTTAAAAGGCCATGTGTTTTCCCTGGACcagaaatacaaaaagaaaagcGTGCAAGCCTTTGAAGCATTTGAGTCTTCAACCTGGCACCGAAACATCTGATTTCACTAATCAGGTTCATTTCCTTGTTCAGGGGGAGAGCTCATTAGTGAAACCAGGTGGTGGGATCCAGGAAAAGGAACAAATACCCACAGTCATGGGACAGATAAAGCTATGGTCACAGAAGGGATACTGCTGAAGGACTGGAatgaagagggaaaaaaaaaaaacatataggcaaacatacacacacaaacaatgttTATGTGAAACATATGTATGAAAAGGTACCTCATTTGATACATCAACAACCAGGTCATCACTTTTATCACCATCGCTGTCCTGTAATGAAAGACAGAAATAATTTTgagacaaaaataattaattcattcattccaatCCCAACATTCCAATTCCTACGTCCAATAAGAATTTAATCTTATACATTACTAATATTTGGCATGACATTGCATACTTACATATCTGCTCATGTTGTCCTTCTCTTCCATTTTGCGTTTCTTTGGATCCAGACTATAGTCAGACGAGCCTCTGTGTTTCTCGCTTGCCCTCAGACTGTCTGATGGTGACACAGAGTTGTTCTGCAGGAATGAAATAAACAATTGATGTGTCAAGACATTGTGTGGCATATATTCTTTGTTTCCTAATCATTCAATGTATAACACAGCCCAAAACTGAAGGATTAGAAAAGAAGATCCATTTAATATAAACCGAAGCAGGAACCTCTTTATCACACCAGCCTGGTCTGGAGTTGTAAAGAGCCAGTAAAGCCTTGGACAGACAGGGCTCTCAATAGCCCTAACACAAATATCAGAGGCGACTTGGGGCCACCCAGGGACTTTGAACAAGGCATGTGTGTAAATCCAGCCCTTGTCGAAAGTAAACATGGCTGGAGCAGAGGGTTAAGCTCCGCACCGTGTTAGATCAGCGCTGGCCTGGCAGCCAGAGAGaagctctgtgtgtatgtgtgtgtgtttggggttcTAGAGAACCCAGGCCCAGTGAAGCAAAGCAGACAGGACAGCTGAGCAAACTGGAGCTGAAGAGAGGAGCTCCCAGACCAGGCCAACCACATTGCACTTCAAACAGCCTGGCCTAACCCTACAGTCCTGGGCAAGTGGCATGGAGCCTTATCCAACCACATCAAGCCAACTGGACAGCCGCTTTGGGAGGAAAGTTATCCGGAGGTGCAGAATGATGGTAGGGTTGGGCAACATGGAAATAAGTATTGTATCACAATATGCTAAGAAAGACAAATGCGGTAGACGTTCTACAGTCacactgagaaaactgccataaaatctcaaatatatttattcaaaacAAAGATTGTAATTCAACATTTCACATTAAGGTGCTACCCTAAGTACAAAAAAATTATCCAAATAATGATTTGGTACGGGCAATAGTCTATGAAATTTCCATGacaacagtaaaatactgtcaAATTGCCCACCTCTAGTAGACACGGAGGAGGGAAACAGGGGAGGAAGAAGGGGTGAAATGGAGCGAAACACAAACAAGCTGACCAGAATCAATGTCCTCCCTCCCTGAGAGTTAACCAGCCAGAGGACAGCTTGTTTTCCTATCCTCTGGCACCCTGCTCAAAATCACCCCAAAACCAAAAACACAAGCCAACGGTTAACCTTTCTCTACACTAAGCAGGGCCGAACAAGGAGGCAGCAGGGGGAGACTCTGTTGCCCATGCTCCTCGGCCCTCTGCCAAGACCACTCACTCCATTTATTGCTCTTGGTGGGTTTCcaccacaaaaaataaaaaagccacgAAGGCAGGGGAGGAGGAAGACAAAGTGAGTGAACTAGGAGGTGGGCGGTGAATGAGGCACTTAGACTGAAGCTGGCTGTctggagagagacacacatgAGAGAACACAGTGGCTCAGTAGTGAGCAATCAGACAGAACTAGATGAACAGGGAGAGATGGggacccaaaaaaaaaaggaattggcagcgatgtaggctgGGCATTGAGTGGCATTGCCTCTGTGGGCATGCCTGGGCAGGATAGCATCCTCTTAGAGccagaatgagagagacacagagagaaaagccATGCCAGGGCACACATGCCAGGGCCAAAATCACTGTGCCAAGCCCAAGCTCTCTTTGCCTGACAGCCTCCTAttcatccagagagagagagagagagagagagaaggaagaaaagAAGGATGTGGCTGGGCTAGGGGAAGTGTTCTCCAAGCactggagaggaaaaaaaaaatctttgctCTCTTGGGGGGGTGAAACAAAAGGCGGTCCAGCACTGACCGGTTCGACCGCACCACAGCGCCGGCCAACACACTCGCTTCAATGTGTCCTTTGTCAGACAGGTCCATCTCCGCTTCTGTTTCTTCCTTATCTTAATCCTCAAGTAATAAACAGATCGAAAGCACGAGATGAAGGAAGTGTCTATGTGTATGTGTACGGGATTGCTGCTCCGTAGTTGGTTTAATTGGCTGCCCTTTTAAGGGAGGCTTAACATCACTCAATAAGCGAAGTTGGAGCTGCCCTATCAGATGACCCGTGACAAGCGGAAGACCAGACAGCCGTAGAGCGGAATGGCTGCCACAGCGCTAAGCGCTAATCAGCAACAGGCTCTGATTTCTGCAGACATGACTGCACCcattcaacacacacagtcagaggcTTTAGTCGTAGCCAGCTTACTGGaaaaagagaacacaaacaggCATTTGGAGGATATGGAACAGATAAGGGCAGAAGGGAAGGATCAGATGAtaagggggtgagagagagagagagagagagagagagagagagagagagaacaaaacacaaaaaaagaacataTGAAAGGAGGAAAGGGCTGAGACTGGCTAAGACCAGTCTCTAACAGCGACAGCGGGGTGGAGACGAGCCAGAATGAGAAGGGGGTGGATGGGGGATACATTGGGCTAGTGCAGAGGACAAATCCTTTAAGACACAGAGTCAAAGTCTTTTTTAATTGTGATGAAATTATAGAGCTGCTAATCCCTGGCCTGTGCCGCCGCTCATTTTTCACCTGGATTAAAGGCGGAGCGGGATTAAACTGCAGACTCCATTTCCCTttcattactttatttaaaagGGCTTAGTGTGCAGTAATGCAGCCGGGCCCTCTCCCGGCAGGCCTCGGCTCTCTAATGCTGCACAAAGAGCCCCCATCAGCAAACAGTGTGGCTCAAAGTCAATGTCAAGCAGACGCCCTCGCTGCCACTCACCGTGCTCGACTCCCGGTCTGCGTTCACACCAGCGACAGCCGTAGAGGATGGCAGGAatcaaaagcaaagaaaagggagagaaaataaaagactACATAAGAACATGTCCTTCTCCATTCGAACAGTCTTTATGTGACTAGGAAACCTGAATGTAAGTGCACACAGACCTATTAAATAGGAATAAAACAAGGCTGGAACTGGGTGTATTCAATTATCCAATCATCTTAAGAAAACCTTGTTTCTTTAAATAGATAAATTGGAGAAATAGGGGGAAGCGGTGATGGAACAGCAATTCCTAACTCCAGCCTTTTTGAAGCTACTGCTTCAAATAATTTCTGCTAAAGTTTCTCTCAATTTAAACGTGCACTGAAACACTCCAAATAACATTTACATGTGAGCTACAGCCTTCTACAAAAGATCTGTGGTATTCCCTTTTATTGAAACAGCCAAGAAAAATGGACATGTGTACTACATGCTTGTGTACCTCTGTGCTCAAGATCATGATGGTTCTTCTCATCTTTAACTGGTAGGTGTGCTTGACTGCCCAGAGCTCCTAGTGCCAGCAGTCCAGAGCTGGAGCCTGTGACCGGAGGGATGCCGGGGGGCTGCAGGCCcgaggggtgggggggcagCTGGACGGGAGGTCCGTGGGCCGCATGAGAGaggtgctgagcctggagctgctgctgctgtgaaaatacacaaaacagacAGAACCCCAAGTGGGTCGGCAGgaaaagacacagagacaccaAATGCTGGTGGTGGAATAGGGATTATCATACACGCAAGCATATgtgcacacaaacacgcactGGGATATTAGCACCCTCACACTTCTATTAGTGTCTGGATCAAAGCAGGACAGTCCTGACACAAGTGCATgtctacacaaacacacgggCCACTCGTTCTCAGATCATTTAACATCTGAgcctgtatttgtgtgttccGGTGTCTTTGCAAGTTGTGACACACACCTGCGGAAATGCTACATTCCTTCTACTTGTAGGCCTCCCTCAATCCGGAACCCACAATCGTAGGTTTTGTTTATCGTGTTAGTGATAGTTAGTAGCAGTGGCCTCTCAgtgcattaaaaacaaacaaattaaaatgaacacaataaaagttgATGTAAGCAGCTTTAAAATGATCCTACCATAAACATTTATTGTAATTtagaaaacccacacacatgGTTATTCATAACTAAATCTGAGCATGAATGTCTCTCCATAAAAATGGTATAAAGTGACCACAACCCTTAAAGAGTTGCTTTCCAGCTCACAGGCACATTAGTGGATGTCCAAAACCTACAGCTACTGTGCTGTGTTAAAGTAAAGCCCATGCCTCCTTTAACAACGTGTAATTAACTGCTACACTGAGCTCTCATTAATTCAGACATCAATAATGTGGCCAGGGCAAAATCTCTGTTTACGAgcaggaagaagaggaagaaaaagtgatgatgggggggagagagagagcaagagagagagagagagagagagagagagagacaatgtgtgctgtgtgtggttAATGAAAGTACTGCACCATAAGAATCATAAAGCTTTCTTATCAGCAAAGCATCAGCTCAGGAGAGACACatgcaaaattaaagaaattatcTTCGTTAAGCCGTTTAAGATCCCtttttgagatttaaaaaataataataaataaaaaataaataaaataaatctaaaattgagcgttttaaaattaaagctgtttcataacaatacaaataaattaactaCATTATACATAATAGAGCTATATTAGTTCAAAGTGTTAAGCTGAAATTACTGCTCAAAAACATTCGCACAAACattccaccaacacacacacacttgttagCGGCtgagcatttatttaaaaaataaacaacacttcCCACACATAAGAACACACTGACCAAGTGCTTTTAACACTGACCATCAGTGCTGGGTACAGAGTATGGGCCTGTTGCTGTGGAAGTGGGGGACAAATGGAGGTGAGAGATGAAGAAAGGCACTCTAACAGTCAGCTAAAATAACAGTTCAATTCTCTATTACTGCAGCATGCGGAAACATTTCAGTGTAGCTTTTTTGGTGCGTTCGCTTGGTGGGCTGATTGAACCAGACACCAGATCAGAAGATAAAGCTTTCACCCTATTGACCACCAAATGTAAAACAGGCCTGTGTTATCAGAGCAAGGCCAATTCTGCTCATAGACTTCCATGGAAAACTAAATTTGAAACCCAAATGTGTAGCAACAGCATGCAAAGTAAGCATGGGGTTCCTCATTATAACAAAGTCTACAGCAATAACAAAACCAGGGCGGTTTAACCTCCTGGATTTGGAGGAGCAGCTGATAAGTGTGGGATTTACAATTTACATGGGCTACAATGCATAAGCTCTAAGAGAACATGTTTTTCAGGCCATCTATTGTCAACGTACCAAGTGTATGCAGTCTGAAAAAGTATTCTAACCAGGTTTTTGAAAGTACACTAAGAACCTCCTAAGTTAGGCTGGattggtttatttttagcattaaACAGCTATGGTTATAATAGCCAGAGTCACACCTTCTGTAAGTGGAACACAAGCTTTGTTGATGACAAAGTGTTAGAATcgggtttttgagagttactgatgaacgaGGGCCAGTGCTAGCACCTGCTAACTTTAGacagattagctcacttttaGCATTGGACACTGATTCTTGTAATTTGCTTTTCTGTTAGTTGCTGTGTGGTTATAACAGCTAGAGTAACATCACAATGAGCTTTCTAGTAATCTGTTTTATCGAACCAAAAGCTGGTTACAACAACTCATTCCTTGTCACATGTAGACTTTTTGGAAATTCTCAAAAAGAgaacagcaaaacacacacactgccaagtGAACCATGTTACTTCAGTTCTTTCTGTGAATTTACCTGCTGCTTAGTCATATTCCTCCATGTGATCTAAGACTACTCTCAGCAGGAGGCTATTCCCAAGTGCTCAAATTTCTATGTCCTATCACTACTTCTCTGTGCTTCAATTTCATCTCATAATCCATCCACTGCTGACAATTCCAAACCCTACACAAAGGATGAATTTGTCACAAACCTGGTCCTttttgaaaggaaaaaaaggtCAACATTTACAGCGTTTAAATTGCAAAAGCCATCAAAATAAGTGCCTAGGCACTATTTGGATAATGAAAACCATTAAGCGGATAGACAGTTCTTCACCATTTACATCCTTTACCATCAGAGCTCTCAGAGTGGACCTGCTAGATAGGGCTGAATAATTTGGGGGGGAATATCTATTTGCAATTGTTCTGATGAACATTGAGACTGTGAATTTGATTATGTTCTATATATCAATAATACTTGTTTGGCCAAGAAGCCTAGTCTTAAATTTTTGCTTAAAAGTTggactataataataattaaaaataaatgtgagaaTGCAGCCTACgaaattgtattttaaatataaaccaaTTAATCATTCATCCCCACTGCTAGAGTAACAGATGTTATGAAGAAAAAGGAGGCTTGTTTATTGCTATCTTGTGTTTTCTCTATATCTGTCCCCGCTgatattctctctcttcttccctcTTTCACCCCCAATTACTTTGCCCTTCCACTTTCCTGTCCACTCCCCTCTCAATTTTACTATTTCTTTTCACCCCCTCACTTTttccttcactcactctctgtgtgtgtgtgtgtgtgtgcgccaaaCACTGCTGGCTCCCGATTAACAGTGAATCTTTAATGACCCCTTCACCCCTCCCTTTCCGCTTTCAAGGCACATAGATTGATCTTTTGCCATCTTTttatcaaacaaataaaagcttgtttttccagcaggtgtgtgtgtgtgtgtgtgtgtgtgtgtgtgtgtgtctgcaacaGTGCAGCGTGTGT
This window of the Hoplias malabaricus isolate fHopMal1 chromosome Y, fHopMal1.hap1, whole genome shotgun sequence genome carries:
- the LOC136677781 gene encoding transducin-like enhancer protein 3-B isoform X7, with product MYPQGRHPAPHQPGQPGFKFTVAESCDRIKDEFQFLQAQYHSLKVEYDKLANEKTEMQRHYVMYYEMSYGLNIEMHKQTEIAKRLNAILAQIMPFLSQEHQQQVAQAVERAKQVTMTELNAIIGQQLQAQHLSHAAHGPPVQLPPHPSGLQPPGIPPVTGSSSGLLALGALGSQAHLPVKDEKNHHDLEHRDRESSTNNSVSPSDSLRASEKHRGSSDYSLDPKKRKMEEKDNMSRYDSDGDKSDDLVVDVSNEDPATPRVSPAHSPPENGLDKARALKKDAPNSPASVASSGSTPSSKAKDHPHNDKSSTPGLKSNTPTPRNDAPTPGTSTTPGLRPIPGKPLGMEALAPALRTPLSYAAPFAMMGHHPEMNGSLTSPGVYGLHISPQMSAAYGRSPMPGFDPHPHMRAPVLPTSISGGKPAYSFHVSADGQMQPVPFPPDALIGPGIPRHARQINTLSHGEVVCAVTISNPTRHVYTGGKGCVKIWDISQPGSKSPVSQLDCLNRDNYIRSCKLLPDGRTLIVGGEASTLTIWDLASQTPRIKAELTSSAPACYALAISPDAKVCFSCCSDGNIAVWDLHNQTLVRQFQGHTDGASCIDISHDGTKLWTGGLDNTVRSWDLREGRQLQQHDFTSQIFSLGYCPTGEWLAVGMESSNVEVLHHTKPDKYQLHLHESCVLSLKFAYCGKWFVSTGKDNLLNAWRTPYGASIFQSKESSSVLSCDISADDKYIVTGSGDKKATVYEVIY
- the LOC136677781 gene encoding transducin-like enhancer protein 3-B isoform X5 — translated: MYPQGRHPAPHQPGQPGFKFTVAESCDRIKDEFQFLQAQYHSLKVEYDKLANEKTEMQRHYVMYYEMSYGLNIEMHKQTEIAKRLNAILAQIMPFLSQEHQQQVAQAVERAKQVTMTELNAIIGQQQLQAQHLSHAAHGPPVQLPPHPSGLQPPGIPPVTGSSSGLLALGALGSQAHLPVKDEKNHHDLEHRDRESSTNNSVSPSDSLRASEKHRGSSDYSLDPKKRKMEEKDNMSRYDSDGDKSDDLVVDVSNEDPATPRVSPAHSPPENGLDKARALKKDAPNSPASVASSGSTPSSKAKDHPHNDKSSTPGLKSNTPTPRNDAPTPGTSTTPGLRPIPGKPLGMEALAPALRTPLSYAAPFAMMGHHPEMNGSLTSPGVYGLHISPQMSAAYGRSPMPGFDPHPHMRAPVLPTSISGGKPAYSFHVSADGQMQPVPFPPDALIGPGIPRHARQINTLSHGEVVCAVTISNPTRHVYTGGKGCVKIWDISQPGSKSPVSQLDCLNRDNYIRSCKLLPDGRTLIVGGEASTLTIWDLASQTPRIKAELTSSAPACYALAISPDAKVCFSCCSDGNIAVWDLHNQTLVRQFQGHTDGASCIDISHDGTKLWTGGLDNTVRSWDLREGRQLQQHDFTSQIFSLGYCPTGEWLAVGMESSNVEVLHHTKPDKYQLHLHESCVLSLKFAYCGKWFVSTGKDNLLNAWRTPYGASIFQSKESSSVLSCDISADDKYIVTGSGDKKATVYEVIY
- the LOC136677781 gene encoding transducin-like enhancer protein 3-B isoform X3 — its product is MYPQGRHPAPHQPGQPGFKFTVAESCDRIKDEFQFLQAQYHSLKVEYDKLANEKTEMQRHYVMYYEMSYGLNIEMHKQTEIAKRLNAILAQIMPFLSQEHQQQVAQAVERAKQVTMTELNAIIGVRGLPNLPLTQQLQAQHLSHAAHGPPVQLPPHPSGLQPPGIPPVTGSSSGLLALGALGSQAHLPVKDEKNHHDLEHRDRESSTNNSVSPSDSLRASEKHRGSSDYSLDPKKRKMEEKDNMSRYDSDGDKSDDLVVDVSNEDPATPRVSPAHSPPENGLDKARALKKDAPNSPASVASSGSTPSSKAKDHPHNDKSSTPGLKSNTPTPRNDAPTPGTSTTPGLRPIPGKPLGMEALAAPALRTPLSYAAPFAMMGHHPEMNGSLTSPGVYGLHISPQMSAAYGRSPMPGFDPHPHMRAPVLPTSISGGKPAYSFHVSADGQMQPVPFPPDALIGPGIPRHARQINTLSHGEVVCAVTISNPTRHVYTGGKGCVKIWDISQPGSKSPVSQLDCLNRDNYIRSCKLLPDGRTLIVGGEASTLTIWDLASQTPRIKAELTSSAPACYALAISPDAKVCFSCCSDGNIAVWDLHNQTLVRQFQGHTDGASCIDISHDGTKLWTGGLDNTVRSWDLREGRQLQQHDFTSQIFSLGYCPTGEWLAVGMESSNVEVLHHTKPDKYQLHLHESCVLSLKFAYCGKWFVSTGKDNLLNAWRTPYGASIFQSKESSSVLSCDISADDKYIVTGSGDKKATVYEVIY
- the LOC136677781 gene encoding transducin-like enhancer protein 3-B isoform X6, giving the protein MYPQGRHPAPHQPGQPGFKFTVAESCDRIKDEFQFLQAQYHSLKVEYDKLANEKTEMQRHYVMYYEMSYGLNIEMHKQTEIAKRLNAILAQIMPFLSQEHQQQVAQAVERAKQVTMTELNAIIGQQLQAQHLSHAAHGPPVQLPPHPSGLQPPGIPPVTGSSSGLLALGALGSQAHLPVKDEKNHHDLEHRDRESSTNNSVSPSDSLRASEKHRGSSDYSLDPKKRKMEEKDNMSRYDSDGDKSDDLVVDVSNEDPATPRVSPAHSPPENGLDKARALKKDAPNSPASVASSGSTPSSKAKDHPHNDKSSTPGLKSNTPTPRNDAPTPGTSTTPGLRPIPGKPLGMEALAAPALRTPLSYAAPFAMMGHHPEMNGSLTSPGVYGLHISPQMSAAYGRSPMPGFDPHPHMRAPVLPTSISGGKPAYSFHVSADGQMQPVPFPPDALIGPGIPRHARQINTLSHGEVVCAVTISNPTRHVYTGGKGCVKIWDISQPGSKSPVSQLDCLNRDNYIRSCKLLPDGRTLIVGGEASTLTIWDLASQTPRIKAELTSSAPACYALAISPDAKVCFSCCSDGNIAVWDLHNQTLVRQFQGHTDGASCIDISHDGTKLWTGGLDNTVRSWDLREGRQLQQHDFTSQIFSLGYCPTGEWLAVGMESSNVEVLHHTKPDKYQLHLHESCVLSLKFAYCGKWFVSTGKDNLLNAWRTPYGASIFQSKESSSVLSCDISADDKYIVTGSGDKKATVYEVIY